AGGATCGAGCGCACGAGCCGACGGGTCTCGCGTTCGCTTCGCGCCTCGATGCCGAACTCGTCGTCGAACCGCACGTCCTCGGGGATGTCGAAGAGAGCCTCGACGGAGTCGACCCCGACCGCATCGAGCATCGCCGCGGCGTCAGCGTCCGTGTGGGGAGCGTACGGGCTCCCCGTGGCGTGTGATCCGTTCATGGTACCTGAGAGAGTCCCGGCCGAATAGCGCTATTGGTCGCCCGCAGTCGGCCGCGGGTTTCGTTCCGAGACACGTTACGCGGTACTTGTGAGCACGGGGTAATGAACGCACCTCTTTCGCACCCGGTCGGCGCGGTCGAAAAGAGAAGCGACGCGGGAGTTCGAGGATCGCCGGCTTACTCGACGTAGCGGTACTTGCGCTCGCCCATCCGGCCCCAGCCGTCGAAGACGAACTCGGCCTCGGGGGTCGTCAGCTCCTCGATGTCGACGTCCATCTCGTGGTTGTGCGCGTCGTGGATCTCCTCGTACTCCTCCCAGGCGAGTTCGTACCGGGAGTCGAGCTGTTCGTCGACGTTGAGCTGAGCGAGCTCCTCCTCCCAGCCTTCCCGGACGGTCTCGGCGTGGATCTCCGCCTGCGCGCCGCTGCCGTAGGAGCCGAGGAGCAGGGTCTCGCCGGCGAGGTCGGTCCCCCGCTCGAAGGCGGACTTGAGCGCGCTCGCGCGCGCGACGTGGACCGAGCCGGTGTACCAGTTGCCGACCTCGCGGGCGATCGACAGCGTCGGTTCGATCGTCTCGGCGTACCACTCCCGGTAGGGGTCGGTGCCCTTGAGCCCGTCCATGTAGTCCCGCAGGGCGTCGTGGTAGGCCTCGTCGTCGTCGAACGCCTCGGGGCGGGGCTGGCGGCCGATCTCGTCTGCGAGTTCCTCCTCGATGGCGGTATCGCGGGTCATGTGCCGGTAGCCGAGTAGCGCGGCCTTCCGAACCATCCCCGGGAACGGGGTGTGAAACGGGATGAACGCGAAGTCGTCGGGGTGGGTGTCGCCGGCGACGCTCTCGTAGTCTTCGAGGGCCTCGCGCATCCGGGCGAGGTAGACCTGCACCGAGCGCTTGCCGTCGACGCTCGGGAACTGCTGGTTCGGCTTGAGGAAGTCGGTCTCGTCGGCCGAACCGTACCCCTGTTCGGGCGAGAGTTCGACGAGGGCCGGGTCCTCGTCGATGAGCATGGCGACCGCGCCGGCGCCCTGGGTGGCCTCGCCGGGGTCGTCGCGGGCGTACAGCGCGGTGTCGGTCGCGATCACCAGCGCC
The Salinilacihabitans rarus DNA segment above includes these coding regions:
- the hmgB gene encoding hydroxymethylglutaryl-CoA synthase — protein: MTAVGIDAIEVWTGNLRLDLPGTFAPQKGEDPEKYTKGLGLNASSFPDSYEDIVTMAANAAHRLMDRKGLEPDDIGRIDVATESAFDNSKPVSTYVAGCLEQVFDGDFHHANKGERKFACIAGTQSLDDAYNWIRAGRNRGRAALVIATDTALYARDDPGEATQGAGAVAMLIDEDPALVELSPEQGYGSADETDFLKPNQQFPSVDGKRSVQVYLARMREALEDYESVAGDTHPDDFAFIPFHTPFPGMVRKAALLGYRHMTRDTAIEEELADEIGRQPRPEAFDDDEAYHDALRDYMDGLKGTDPYREWYAETIEPTLSIAREVGNWYTGSVHVARASALKSAFERGTDLAGETLLLGSYGSGAQAEIHAETVREGWEEELAQLNVDEQLDSRYELAWEEYEEIHDAHNHEMDVDIEELTTPEAEFVFDGWGRMGERKYRYVE